In Corylus avellana chromosome ca8, CavTom2PMs-1.0, the genomic stretch tttaagCTCTTGGTCTAATATATGCTGGACTCAGGTAAACCAGAAGTTTCTTGATGCTGCCAAGGCTATGTGGACAACACTGAAATGCCCAGATGTTTGGAAGCCCTGTTTATACATGTACTTCTCCATTGCATTGAGCTTGGATATCCGTGAGGGAATGTTCTATTGGTACACGGACTCAAAAGGGGGTCCCTTGTTATCTCAGGTATGGCAAAATTCACTCTCAGCTATGGCAAGAATTCAGAATATAGTCCAGTATacttgcaaaaaaaattgagcagacacacaaacacacatatagATGAGATATTGTATCATCTCTGGATTTCACAACAAGAGACATGATTGATTATATGTTTGAATGGTTTAGTTTTGTGGAGTAAGTTATAATTAGTACACCAGATGAAAATCTTGCTTATAATGTGTAGCTTGCGTTCAGCACTTGTAAAATGTATAGTTCTTATGATTTATGCAGGAGAAAGTTGGTTATATATTCTCAATTGGTTCAGCTGGCTCCCTCTTGGGGGCAATCCTTTACCAGAATGTTCTGAAGGATCACCCCTTCCGAGACTTGTGCTTCTGGACTCAGTTGCTTTTTGGTTTATCAGGAATGCTGGACTTGATCCTGGTGTTTcgattgaatttgaaatttggcATATCAGattattttttcattgttaTTGATGAATGTGTGCATCAAATGATTGGAAGGCTCAAATGGATGCCTCTTCTTGTACTCAGTTCAAAGCTTTGCCCCTCTGGTATAGAAGGCACTTTCTTTGCTCTGCTCATGTCTATCGACAATGTTGGACTTCTCTCAGCATCATGGGGAGGAGGCGGCCTCCTCCATATATTGAAGGTTACCCGGACCAACTTTGATAATCTATGGTTGGTCATATTGATTCGGAACATATTGAGAATCAGTCCACTTTGTCTGCTATATTTGATACCTAGAGGTGATCCCAACTCTTCCATTCTTCCAACTGAAATCTTGGATACAAAAGAGAGGACTGAAACTCAAGGAACTGAGAATATTGAATTGGTTTCGCTCATAAATGACGTTGATGTTAAATAGCTGAACACAAAAGTCAATTCACATCGAATTCTTCTTAGATCTTCTTTTGCAAACACGTGGATAAAGCCGAAGGTGCTTAGTTTGAGGCCGGAGAGGTGATAATTATTGGAATTATGTGGGTAGATCTTTCTTATGATTGTAAAATTAACCTTCTTACGGGTCTTACCTGTCGGCTTTCGTTGCAAAGTTTTTAAATTGATGTTCATAGAAGACTGGTTGAATGAAAGAACGCaaattttgatattattattgCTTTCCAGATGATACATGATTTTAGTTCAatctttcttttcaaactttCTATGTATTTTGTGACATGTGAGAATATCTGATACTGATCTGAAAATATGTCAAATTGTTCCAAGTTGAGTAATTTTAGTAACTGGTTACTGTTTCCTCTCTTGGTATGATATCCTTCTAGATTAATTgaatgtattttatttatggtGAGATATCAATTAATGTAGAAAGTTGTCAAACCAATGAATCTAGAAAGTTCCCAATTTTACACATCCAAGAGTTTGACcaggaaaaggaagagaaaaaagtcATGATAGGGTTTTGCTTGGTGGCAGCACTACTTTACCGCCCCAGATCTTTGAGGCTTGAGGTAATGGATGGCCGAAAGGAACCGAGCTCTCCTTTGGTTTTAAGGAGTGGATGAAGCAGAGGATCATGCATGTCTGGTGGAAGCTCCGGCAGCGCCACTTCAAGCTGAAGGACCTTAATTACCTGCCCTGCCTTTGGCCTTTCCCTGTAGTTTGGATTAGTACACCACAACCCCACAATCAACAAGCATCTCATCTGGTCCTCGGAAAAGCTCATGCTCAGTCTCTCATCAGCTGCTTGGAGAAGATCCCCTGCTAGGTAGAACTCCCAAACCCATGTCACCAGTGACACATGATATTCCCCATCGTGGAAAGTCCTCCTCCCACATGCAATCTCCAAAGCCACCACTCCAAAACTAAACATGTCTGATTCCTTGCTGGCCCTCCCTTCATTTGCGTATTCTGGGGCCAAGTAGCCATAAGTCCCGACCACACCTGTCGTATGAGTCCTCGACCGGGGGTCAACCAGCTCAGCAACTCCAAAATCACCAAGCTTGGTGCTGAAATCTGTGTCCAACAGTACATTAGCTGACTTGATGTCTCTGTGGAGGACACAGTACTTCTCTGCTTCTTCGTGGAGGTAATGAAGGGCTGAGGCCAACCCTAAAGCTATCTTGTATCTCGCACTCCATGGCAGGGTTTCTCCATGGCCAAAGAGATGATTGTCGAGACTGCCATTAGGCATGTACTCATAGACAAGCAAGAATTCGCCTTGCTCGTGACACCAACCAATGAACTGAACCAGATTTCGATGTATTAAACGGCTAATTATCTTCACCTCGTTGATGAATAAAGACTCGGAGTGTTTGGATTCAGTGAAGATTCTCTTCACAGCAACCGGGCGGCCCAGGCCTCTCAAGCTTCCTTTGTAGACTTGGCCAGACCCTCCCTGACCTAGCCTCCTATCATTTGCAAAACCATTGGTGCCTGCAACTAGTTCCAGGTAAGAAAATTTCCTAGGCAACGCTCCTCTCTCAAGATTTGTACTTATAGAGGAGTCGGAATCCGCGTCATTTCCATGTCTGTGATTCCTGTTTCTCCTCCTTCTCAGAACAAACCAACTGATGATGCCCACTAGAATAATCAAGCTCAAGGAACACCCTACAACAAACGTTACAAAACATGTCCTGAACCTCCTTATTCTACTGCAGCTTACCTCCAAGGAGTCCGAATTGGACTGAAAATCCCATGAATGAATAACATGCCGCTCAAGCTTCGAGCTCGTAGTGCCTGAGAAACCAATGGTTACCCGCTTGGAAGAAAGAACTTCTTTTAGATCTATAAGGcaagaaagagaagagttaCCCTTAAAAACAGGGTTTTTCTCGTATGTCCAGAACACACTGAGGTTATTGGTTGTGGCATTGTAAGTAATCCAAACATTAGCCATCTTTCCGGCATGCGAGTAAGCATCCCAATCCGCAGAGACGACTGAACGGACCGAGTTCTCCTTGATCCCAACCTGTGGCGCTGTTGAATTTGGGAAAGTGTCAAACACAACTGCAACAATGTGGTTTTTGGACATGGCAAGCTTGGTGGTTGTATTGAATAGTCCCAACTCTTTACCGGCCGAGTTGGGCGGAATTGTATAGTGTAAAGGCGCCATGAAGAAGGCCAGGCCAGCCCCAGCCCCATCACTAGCATTAACATTGTTAAtggtgaaagaaaaatgagcagTGAAGTCTGCCTTATGAGTAATCCCAGTTAAGCAGTTCTCCCATAGATGCACACCATCTGCATATGTCGCCCACCCCACGGTCCCCACGCCATTCTCGTCGTCTTTGTTGAGCACAATTGCTCCATCGGCAGCTGTGGCATCGCCGTTGTAGACGATTTTCGAGCCACCCGGGTGAtcaaaatgagtaatgttgaagGAAAGTGGATGGGCAAAGGGGATGAAAAAGTGGGAGAAAATGCAGACAACAATGCAGGAAATATTCAAACAGTGAAGACAAGCCATTGGCAGCAAATAGTGTTTGATGTTTGCTTCTCTTAAGGTATTTGGGTGATGCTTAGAATCGTAGAGAACAATGATCGgatcataattaatatatgggcGGCCAAGTTGGGATTATGAGTAGAAATGTCGAGGAAGAGGATTGAGCCGAAATGCAAGTGACACAGAAATTGCCTCGATCGGTTTCATATATGCACTTTAGCAAAACATGCATCATGCCATGATGGGTGCGggacttttgttttatttttggatgaatgcGTGGGCGTTGCGCGGCGTTTCGTGGACACGAAGTACGGAATCGACACATAAATATTAGTGACTTTATCCATCGCAGAGGCATATAAAAAGTGTTACAACAGTAGAATTCAACTAAGCAATTATGGACACGACTTGGCTATAGTTTTATTTGTTGGGATTGAGACACCGGAAGGTGGACGGATCCTTGGTTTTGGAGATTCAGGTGGTGAGGATTCgttgtatttaatatttttacctgatgtgacaaatttctattgaagactataaaattaagttttaatgttttacaCTACATTCTAATAGAATGGACTATTTAAAATGAAACCAAATCACGAAGATACACCGCATTCAATATGTGAATCTTGTGTTAGTTGAAACTTGCCTTACCAAGCTCACTTACTAATTAATAGGGATGTCAACTCGGTCCGGTTTTTTTGTTTCTGGCCAAAACCGGGGTTCGGAACTGGGGTACTCTAGTTCTTGGTTTTGGACAACCGGAACTGGGAACCGGCAAGTTCCAATTTGTACTCGGTCCGGTAGccgttttttttagaaaattgttttattttttatttttaaccggttt encodes the following:
- the LOC132189516 gene encoding L-type lectin-domain containing receptor kinase IX.1-like → MACLHCLNISCIVVCIFSHFFIPFAHPLSFNITHFDHPGGSKIVYNGDATAADGAIVLNKDDENGVGTVGWATYADGVHLWENCLTGITHKADFTAHFSFTINNVNASDGAGAGLAFFMAPLHYTIPPNSAGKELGLFNTTTKLAMSKNHIVAVVFDTFPNSTAPQVGIKENSVRSVVSADWDAYSHAGKMANVWITYNATTNNLSVFWTYEKNPVFKGNSSLSCLIDLKEVLSSKRVTIGFSGTTSSKLERHVIHSWDFQSNSDSLEVSCSRIRRFRTCFVTFVVGCSLSLIILVGIISWFVLRRRRNRNHRHGNDADSDSSISTNLERGALPRKFSYLELVAGTNGFANDRRLGQGGSGQVYKGSLRGLGRPVAVKRIFTESKHSESLFINEVKIISRLIHRNLVQFIGWCHEQGEFLLVYEYMPNGSLDNHLFGHGETLPWSARYKIALGLASALHYLHEEAEKYCVLHRDIKSANVLLDTDFSTKLGDFGVAELVDPRSRTHTTGVVGTYGYLAPEYANEGRASKESDMFSFGVVALEIACGRRTFHDGEYHVSLVTWVWEFYLAGDLLQAADERLSMSFSEDQMRCLLIVGLWCTNPNYRERPKAGQVIKVLQLEVALPELPPDMHDPLLHPLLKTKGELGSFRPSITSSLKDLGR
- the LOC132190490 gene encoding probable folate-biopterin transporter 2 translates to MVEGKNLEEASGGFEEENESKKGFCGCFCLPIIWFKMLATEMHWSFVFGVVVVYGISQGLGGALSRVGTEYYMKDIQKVQPSEAQIYGGITSIPWIVKPLWGLLTDVLPIFGYRRRPYFVLAGCLGVVSMLLLSLHEKLHLVLALLSLTAGSAGVAIADVTIDACVAQNSISHPSLAADMQSLCALSSSIGALVGYFISGIFVHLIGPKGVFGLLTIPAGLVFLIGIMLDEPHMPNFAYRQVNQKFLDAAKAMWTTLKCPDVWKPCLYMYFSIALSLDIREGMFYWYTDSKGGPLLSQEKVGYIFSIGSAGSLLGAILYQNVLKDHPFRDLCFWTQLLFGLSGMLDLILVFRLNLKFGISDYFFIVIDECVHQMIGRLKWMPLLVLSSKLCPSGIEGTFFALLMSIDNVGLLSASWGGGGLLHILKVTRTNFDNLWLVILIRNILRISPLCLLYLIPRGDPNSSILPTEILDTKERTETQGTENIELVSLINDVDVK